A genomic stretch from Pomacea canaliculata isolate SZHN2017 linkage group LG2, ASM307304v1, whole genome shotgun sequence includes:
- the LOC112558162 gene encoding uncharacterized protein LOC112558162 isoform X1, with the protein MAERHSVDFHEIFTFLSDHSWIHQVQLTQYFVEKIWTNIPEEWNKVLSSLSAEQLSKLPFEVGGQCTSDIKLHFQNPPRESLASFLQKSVQLSCERQQARHLLSPTPIDRELSRGMASKKVHEVEWMASLVHRVTSESGCDTVVDVGSGLGYLGQVLHKVYGLPVIGVEGNAGHNESAASRACKQGMECSGLKTITLEICDGEDNLKNCVAVINEAVLSLSPCQHTSRNVEGSNAATNQMKYNTEENITNDTEKTGNKERHCGLEISETTRSAKGQCETKSPWTECGCHVYDGEKVIDKLTDSDHAEPEAFGEEKAVSECLHDPESAYITITDTMRSESPLNCLHCRNTSGGNTDRLSHSQNSSTCKDQNAKCHLNSQQGWTTRNKHFNESRCTLTSIPCMKTNIEKGGRKVCLIGLHCCGDLSPVMLKLFLYAEFIGAIILVSCCYHKMCKISGSDQFCNFPLSESAIQAYSLAQKKHSTLSSPFLSTGSLRLAAQETRTRWEAQREADHDNHARNLAYRALLEVFLKNQQRLRADRRRIRKLNYSNFDSFINSYITTLPISDEEEKTIVRREMERLHSQLQPYFRSIEPFTCLQVILQPVLESLVVWDRQQWLVEKGHHPSIIAIFDEDVSPRNLATVCIKE; encoded by the exons atggcaGAGAGACATTCTGTAGACTTTCATGAAATATTCACATTCCTCTCAGACCATAGCTGGATACATCAAGTGCAGCTTACACAATATTTTGTGGAGAAGATCTGGACTAATATTCCAGAAGAG TGGAACAAGGTTTTGTCATCACTTTCAGCAGAGCAGCTGAGTAAACTTCCTTTTGAAGTAGGTGGGCAGTGTACTTCAGACATAAAGCTCCATTTCCAAAATCCTCCAAGAGAATCTCTTGCATCATTCTTACAGAAATCTGTGCAGCTTAGTTGTGAGCGTCAGCAGGCCAGACACTTGTTGTCTCCAACACCAATTGATAGAGAACTGTCAAGGGGAATGGCTTCAAAAAAGGTTCATGAGGTAGAATGGATGGCCTCCCTTGTACACCGGGTGACATCAGAGTCAGGCTGTGATACTGTGGTGGATGTTGGCTCAGGTCTG GGATATCTAGGACAAGTGCTACACAAAGTCTATGGGTTGCCTGTCATTGGTGTAGAAGGGAATGCTGGACATAATGAAAGTGCTGCATCAAGAGCCTGCAAGCAAG GTATGGAATGTTCTGGTTTGAAAACCATTACTTTAGAAATCTGTGATGGTGAAGACAACTTAAAGAACTGTGTTGCTGTCATTAATGAAGCAGTGCTATCTTTGTCACCATGCCAACATACTTCTAGAAATGTTGAGGGCTCAAATGCAGCCACTAACCAGATGAAATATAATactgaagaaaatattactAATGACACAGAAAAGACTGGAAATAAGGAGAGACATTGTGGTTTGGAAATCAGTGAAACTACTAGATCTGCAAAAGGCCAATGTGAAACAAAGTCTCCTTGGACAGAATGTGGGTGCCATGTTTATGATGGAGAAAAAGTGATAGACAAACTTACTGACTCTGATCATGCTGAACCAGAAGCTTTTGGTGAAGAGAAAGCTGTTTCTGAGTGTCTGCACGATCCTGAGAGTGCATATATTACAATAACTGATACCATGAGAAGTGAAAGTCCTTTGAACTGTCTGCATTGCAGAAATACATCAGGAGGAAATACAGATCGGTTGTCACATTCACAGAACAGTAGTACTTGTAAAGATCAAAATGCAAAGTGCCATTTAAATTCACAACAAGGGTGGACTactagaaataaacattttaatgaaagcaGATGTACATTGACAAGCATACCTTGTATGAAGACAAACATTGAAAAGGGGGGCAGAAAAGTGTGTTTAATAGGATTGCACTGCTGCGGTGATCTCTCCCCTGTCATGCTGAAACTTTTTCTCTATGCTGAGTTCATTGGTGCCATCAttcttgtcagctgctgctaCCACAAGATGTGTAAGATTTCTG GGTCTGATCAGTTCTGTAACTTCCCTTTGAGTGAGTCAGCGATACAGGCTTATAGTTTAGCCCAAAAAAAGCATTCTACTTTATCATCTCCTTTCTTGTCAACTGGGAGTTTGAGACTGGCAGCTCAAGAAACAAG gACACGCTGGGAAGCTCAACGCGAGGCTGATCATGACAATCATGCTCGGAACCTGGCATACAGGGCTCTACTGGAAGTGTTTCTGA AGAACCAGCAAAGATTGAGGGCAGACAGGAGAAGAATCAGGAAGCTAAACTACAGTAACTTTGACAGCTTCATCAACTCTTATATAACCACACTGCCAATTAGTGATGAAG AAGAGAAGACAATTGTCAGGAGGGAAATGGAGAGGCTGCATTCACAGCTACAGCCCTACTTTAGATCAATTGAGCCTTTCACA TGTCTGCAGGTTATTCTTCAGCCTGTTCTGGAATCACTGGTGGTTTGGGACAGACAACAGTGGCTTGTAGAAAAAGGCCATCATCCAAGTATAATAGCCATCTTTGATGAAGATGTCTCACCTCGAAATCTTGCAACTGTGTGTATTAAAGAATGA
- the LOC112558162 gene encoding uncharacterized protein LOC112558162 isoform X3, whose product MAERHSVDFHEIFTFLSDHSWIHQVQLTQYFVEKIWTNIPEEWNKVLSSLSAEQLSKLPFEVGGQCTSDIKLHFQNPPRESLASFLQKSVQLSCERQQARHLLSPTPIDRELSRGMASKKVHEVEWMASLVHRVTSESGCDTVVDVGSGLGYLGQVLHKVYGLPVIGVEGNAGHNESAASRACKQGMECSGLKTITLEICDGEDNLKNCVAVINEAVLSLSPCQHTSRNVEGSNAATNQMKYNTEENITNDTEKTGNKERHCGLEISETTRSAKGQCETKSPWTECGCHVYDGEKVIDKLTDSDHAEPEAFGEEKAVSECLHDPESAYITITDTMRSESPLNCLHCRNTSGGNTDRLSHSQNSSTCKDQNAKCHLNSQQGWTTRNKHFNESRCTLTSIPCMKTNIEKGGRKVCLIGLHCCGDLSPVMLKLFLYAEFIGAIILVSCCYHKMCKISGSDQFCNFPLSESAIQAYSLAQKKHSTLSSPFLSTGSLRLAAQETRTRWEAQREADHDNHARNLAYRALLEVFLSKQDYVMHHLFTLVLGFFFLGNATCNRCKLRFCF is encoded by the exons atggcaGAGAGACATTCTGTAGACTTTCATGAAATATTCACATTCCTCTCAGACCATAGCTGGATACATCAAGTGCAGCTTACACAATATTTTGTGGAGAAGATCTGGACTAATATTCCAGAAGAG TGGAACAAGGTTTTGTCATCACTTTCAGCAGAGCAGCTGAGTAAACTTCCTTTTGAAGTAGGTGGGCAGTGTACTTCAGACATAAAGCTCCATTTCCAAAATCCTCCAAGAGAATCTCTTGCATCATTCTTACAGAAATCTGTGCAGCTTAGTTGTGAGCGTCAGCAGGCCAGACACTTGTTGTCTCCAACACCAATTGATAGAGAACTGTCAAGGGGAATGGCTTCAAAAAAGGTTCATGAGGTAGAATGGATGGCCTCCCTTGTACACCGGGTGACATCAGAGTCAGGCTGTGATACTGTGGTGGATGTTGGCTCAGGTCTG GGATATCTAGGACAAGTGCTACACAAAGTCTATGGGTTGCCTGTCATTGGTGTAGAAGGGAATGCTGGACATAATGAAAGTGCTGCATCAAGAGCCTGCAAGCAAG GTATGGAATGTTCTGGTTTGAAAACCATTACTTTAGAAATCTGTGATGGTGAAGACAACTTAAAGAACTGTGTTGCTGTCATTAATGAAGCAGTGCTATCTTTGTCACCATGCCAACATACTTCTAGAAATGTTGAGGGCTCAAATGCAGCCACTAACCAGATGAAATATAATactgaagaaaatattactAATGACACAGAAAAGACTGGAAATAAGGAGAGACATTGTGGTTTGGAAATCAGTGAAACTACTAGATCTGCAAAAGGCCAATGTGAAACAAAGTCTCCTTGGACAGAATGTGGGTGCCATGTTTATGATGGAGAAAAAGTGATAGACAAACTTACTGACTCTGATCATGCTGAACCAGAAGCTTTTGGTGAAGAGAAAGCTGTTTCTGAGTGTCTGCACGATCCTGAGAGTGCATATATTACAATAACTGATACCATGAGAAGTGAAAGTCCTTTGAACTGTCTGCATTGCAGAAATACATCAGGAGGAAATACAGATCGGTTGTCACATTCACAGAACAGTAGTACTTGTAAAGATCAAAATGCAAAGTGCCATTTAAATTCACAACAAGGGTGGACTactagaaataaacattttaatgaaagcaGATGTACATTGACAAGCATACCTTGTATGAAGACAAACATTGAAAAGGGGGGCAGAAAAGTGTGTTTAATAGGATTGCACTGCTGCGGTGATCTCTCCCCTGTCATGCTGAAACTTTTTCTCTATGCTGAGTTCATTGGTGCCATCAttcttgtcagctgctgctaCCACAAGATGTGTAAGATTTCTG GGTCTGATCAGTTCTGTAACTTCCCTTTGAGTGAGTCAGCGATACAGGCTTATAGTTTAGCCCAAAAAAAGCATTCTACTTTATCATCTCCTTTCTTGTCAACTGGGAGTTTGAGACTGGCAGCTCAAGAAACAAG gACACGCTGGGAAGCTCAACGCGAGGCTGATCATGACAATCATGCTCGGAACCTGGCATACAGGGCTCTACTGGAAGTGTTTCTGAGTAAACAAGATTATGTGATGCATCATTTGTTCACTTTAGttctaggatttttttttcttggcaatgCAACCTGCAACAGATGCAAGTTAAGATTCTGTTTTTAG
- the LOC112558162 gene encoding uncharacterized protein LOC112558162 isoform X2, giving the protein MAERHSVDFHEIFTFLSDHSWIHQVQLTQYFVEKIWTNIPEEWNKVLSSLSAEQLSKLPFEVGGQCTSDIKLHFQNPPRESLASFLQKSVQLSCERQQARHLLSPTPIDRELSRGMASKKVHEVEWMASLVHRVTSESGCDTVVDVGSGLGYLGQVLHKVYGLPVIGVEGNAGHNESAASRACKQGMECSGLKTITLEICDGEDNLKNCVAVINEAVLSLSPCQHTSRNVEGSNAATNQMKYNTEENITNDTEKTGNKERHCGLEISETTRSAKGQCETKSPWTECGCHVYDGEKVIDKLTDSDHAEPEAFGEEKAVSECLHDPESAYITITDTMRSESPLNCLHCRNTSGGNTDRLSHSQNSSTCKDQNAKCHLNSQQGWTTRNKHFNESRCTLTSIPCMKTNIEKGGRKVCLIGLHCCGDLSPVMLKLFLYAEFIGAIILVSCCYHKMCKISGSDQFCNFPLSESAIQAYSLAQKKHSTLSSPFLSTGSLRLAAQETRTRWEAQREADHDNHARNLAYRALLEVFLKNQQRLRADRRRIRKLNYSNFDSFINSYITTLPISDEEEKTIVRREMERLHSQLQPYFRSIEPFTVILQPVLESLVVWDRQQWLVEKGHHPSIIAIFDEDVSPRNLATVCIKE; this is encoded by the exons atggcaGAGAGACATTCTGTAGACTTTCATGAAATATTCACATTCCTCTCAGACCATAGCTGGATACATCAAGTGCAGCTTACACAATATTTTGTGGAGAAGATCTGGACTAATATTCCAGAAGAG TGGAACAAGGTTTTGTCATCACTTTCAGCAGAGCAGCTGAGTAAACTTCCTTTTGAAGTAGGTGGGCAGTGTACTTCAGACATAAAGCTCCATTTCCAAAATCCTCCAAGAGAATCTCTTGCATCATTCTTACAGAAATCTGTGCAGCTTAGTTGTGAGCGTCAGCAGGCCAGACACTTGTTGTCTCCAACACCAATTGATAGAGAACTGTCAAGGGGAATGGCTTCAAAAAAGGTTCATGAGGTAGAATGGATGGCCTCCCTTGTACACCGGGTGACATCAGAGTCAGGCTGTGATACTGTGGTGGATGTTGGCTCAGGTCTG GGATATCTAGGACAAGTGCTACACAAAGTCTATGGGTTGCCTGTCATTGGTGTAGAAGGGAATGCTGGACATAATGAAAGTGCTGCATCAAGAGCCTGCAAGCAAG GTATGGAATGTTCTGGTTTGAAAACCATTACTTTAGAAATCTGTGATGGTGAAGACAACTTAAAGAACTGTGTTGCTGTCATTAATGAAGCAGTGCTATCTTTGTCACCATGCCAACATACTTCTAGAAATGTTGAGGGCTCAAATGCAGCCACTAACCAGATGAAATATAATactgaagaaaatattactAATGACACAGAAAAGACTGGAAATAAGGAGAGACATTGTGGTTTGGAAATCAGTGAAACTACTAGATCTGCAAAAGGCCAATGTGAAACAAAGTCTCCTTGGACAGAATGTGGGTGCCATGTTTATGATGGAGAAAAAGTGATAGACAAACTTACTGACTCTGATCATGCTGAACCAGAAGCTTTTGGTGAAGAGAAAGCTGTTTCTGAGTGTCTGCACGATCCTGAGAGTGCATATATTACAATAACTGATACCATGAGAAGTGAAAGTCCTTTGAACTGTCTGCATTGCAGAAATACATCAGGAGGAAATACAGATCGGTTGTCACATTCACAGAACAGTAGTACTTGTAAAGATCAAAATGCAAAGTGCCATTTAAATTCACAACAAGGGTGGACTactagaaataaacattttaatgaaagcaGATGTACATTGACAAGCATACCTTGTATGAAGACAAACATTGAAAAGGGGGGCAGAAAAGTGTGTTTAATAGGATTGCACTGCTGCGGTGATCTCTCCCCTGTCATGCTGAAACTTTTTCTCTATGCTGAGTTCATTGGTGCCATCAttcttgtcagctgctgctaCCACAAGATGTGTAAGATTTCTG GGTCTGATCAGTTCTGTAACTTCCCTTTGAGTGAGTCAGCGATACAGGCTTATAGTTTAGCCCAAAAAAAGCATTCTACTTTATCATCTCCTTTCTTGTCAACTGGGAGTTTGAGACTGGCAGCTCAAGAAACAAG gACACGCTGGGAAGCTCAACGCGAGGCTGATCATGACAATCATGCTCGGAACCTGGCATACAGGGCTCTACTGGAAGTGTTTCTGA AGAACCAGCAAAGATTGAGGGCAGACAGGAGAAGAATCAGGAAGCTAAACTACAGTAACTTTGACAGCTTCATCAACTCTTATATAACCACACTGCCAATTAGTGATGAAG AAGAGAAGACAATTGTCAGGAGGGAAATGGAGAGGCTGCATTCACAGCTACAGCCCTACTTTAGATCAATTGAGCCTTTCACA GTTATTCTTCAGCCTGTTCTGGAATCACTGGTGGTTTGGGACAGACAACAGTGGCTTGTAGAAAAAGGCCATCATCCAAGTATAATAGCCATCTTTGATGAAGATGTCTCACCTCGAAATCTTGCAACTGTGTGTATTAAAGAATGA
- the LOC112558162 gene encoding uncharacterized protein LOC112558162 isoform X4, with protein sequence MAERHSVDFHEIFTFLSDHSWIHQVQLTQYFVEKIWTNIPEEWNKVLSSLSAEQLSKLPFEVGGQCTSDIKLHFQNPPRESLASFLQKSVQLSCERQQARHLLSPTPIDRELSRGMASKKVHEVEWMASLVHRVTSESGCDTVVDVGSGLGYLGQVLHKVYGLPVIGVEGNAGHNESAASRACKQGSDQFCNFPLSESAIQAYSLAQKKHSTLSSPFLSTGSLRLAAQETRTRWEAQREADHDNHARNLAYRALLEVFLKNQQRLRADRRRIRKLNYSNFDSFINSYITTLPISDEEEKTIVRREMERLHSQLQPYFRSIEPFTCLQVILQPVLESLVVWDRQQWLVEKGHHPSIIAIFDEDVSPRNLATVCIKE encoded by the exons atggcaGAGAGACATTCTGTAGACTTTCATGAAATATTCACATTCCTCTCAGACCATAGCTGGATACATCAAGTGCAGCTTACACAATATTTTGTGGAGAAGATCTGGACTAATATTCCAGAAGAG TGGAACAAGGTTTTGTCATCACTTTCAGCAGAGCAGCTGAGTAAACTTCCTTTTGAAGTAGGTGGGCAGTGTACTTCAGACATAAAGCTCCATTTCCAAAATCCTCCAAGAGAATCTCTTGCATCATTCTTACAGAAATCTGTGCAGCTTAGTTGTGAGCGTCAGCAGGCCAGACACTTGTTGTCTCCAACACCAATTGATAGAGAACTGTCAAGGGGAATGGCTTCAAAAAAGGTTCATGAGGTAGAATGGATGGCCTCCCTTGTACACCGGGTGACATCAGAGTCAGGCTGTGATACTGTGGTGGATGTTGGCTCAGGTCTG GGATATCTAGGACAAGTGCTACACAAAGTCTATGGGTTGCCTGTCATTGGTGTAGAAGGGAATGCTGGACATAATGAAAGTGCTGCATCAAGAGCCTGCAAGCAAG GGTCTGATCAGTTCTGTAACTTCCCTTTGAGTGAGTCAGCGATACAGGCTTATAGTTTAGCCCAAAAAAAGCATTCTACTTTATCATCTCCTTTCTTGTCAACTGGGAGTTTGAGACTGGCAGCTCAAGAAACAAG gACACGCTGGGAAGCTCAACGCGAGGCTGATCATGACAATCATGCTCGGAACCTGGCATACAGGGCTCTACTGGAAGTGTTTCTGA AGAACCAGCAAAGATTGAGGGCAGACAGGAGAAGAATCAGGAAGCTAAACTACAGTAACTTTGACAGCTTCATCAACTCTTATATAACCACACTGCCAATTAGTGATGAAG AAGAGAAGACAATTGTCAGGAGGGAAATGGAGAGGCTGCATTCACAGCTACAGCCCTACTTTAGATCAATTGAGCCTTTCACA TGTCTGCAGGTTATTCTTCAGCCTGTTCTGGAATCACTGGTGGTTTGGGACAGACAACAGTGGCTTGTAGAAAAAGGCCATCATCCAAGTATAATAGCCATCTTTGATGAAGATGTCTCACCTCGAAATCTTGCAACTGTGTGTATTAAAGAATGA
- the LOC112558189 gene encoding thioredoxin-like protein 1 produces the protein MSNVRIITDDTQFSSELTNAGTRLVIADFFATWCGPCRQIAPKFAEFSASYSKALFLKVDVDQCPETAQGQGVTAMPTFIFYRNKVKIDSLRGADPGALEEKIRKWYQEDEEEGEGDIPVKGHMDLSSFINKSQCECLNESDDHPLAHAFAAKGGFLESDCDEQLIINIGFNQAVKIHSMRLEAPADKGPKTVKLFINQPHTLDFDQADGMAPVQQIDLTPEDMREGAVIPLKFVKFQNVQSITLFVKDNQAGSENTQIDYLTFLGSPVCTTNMQDFKRVAGKKGESH, from the exons ATGTCGAATGTAAGAATAATAACAGACGACACACAGTTTAGTTCGGAATTGACTAATGCAGGAACTAGGCTAGTGATCGCAGACTTTTTTGCTACATG GTGTGGACCATGTCGCCAAATAGCCCCAAAATTTGCAGAGTTCAGCGCATCATACTCAAAAGCCTTATTCCTGAAAGTTGATGTTGACCAATGTCCG GAAACAGCTCAAGGTCAGGGTGTAACAGCAATGCCTACTTTCATCTTTTACCGCAACAAGGTAAAGATAGACTCACTTCGTGGTGCAGACCCTGGTGCTTTGGAAGAAAAGATTAGAAAGTGGTAtcaggaagatgaagaagaaggagaaggtgATATACCTGTAAAAGGGCAT aTGGACCTTTCATCATTTATTAATAAGTCACAATGTGAATGTCTCAATGAATCAGATGATCATCCTCTTGCGCATGCCTTTGCAGCGAAAGGTGGTTTCCTGGAGTCAGACTGTGATGAACAG CTCATCATAAACATAGGCTTCAATCAGGCTGTGAAAATCCACTCGATGCGTTTGGAAGCTCCAGCTG ACAAGGGCCCAAAGACAGTGAAATTGTTTATCAACCAGCCACACACGCTGGATTTTGATCAGGCAGATGGCATGGCACCAGTCCAACAAATAGA TTTGACACCAGAAGACATGAGGGAAGGAGCAGTTATTCCACTTAAGTTTGTCAAGTTCCAGAATGTCCAAAGCATCAcg CTGTTTGTGAAAGACAATCAAGCAGGCTCAGAAAACACACAGATTGATTATCTAACATTTTTGGGCTCTCCAGTGTGCACAACAAACATGCAAGATTTTAAGCGG GTGGCTGGTAAGAAAGGAGAAAGTCACTGA